Genomic DNA from Salvia miltiorrhiza cultivar Shanhuang (shh) chromosome 1, IMPLAD_Smil_shh, whole genome shotgun sequence:
ctcgacccagtgtctgtgaaaacctgcgaggaactgtccgaggttatccccgtgacatggagcataggtgcggtaggaccgttcgacctcctctggactagcccatgggggcagtggtcgtcgtcgggtgaaaacagttctcgccatctaacaaaggaaattctatcgtcaaaagtagcacacgacaagtaacttaaggcaataaggttctaaatatctaaaatcggaaaacaagtttggttcaataaccataatgtgcaaaaacacctcatcatctaaatctagcatttacacaagccatacaggttcttaatacttaatcacagattaccaattcgactatcatatagttctagtgtcgttgtttcccgaacttagggcttgttatgtgatgatgatattttcttaaatctagcaacgagcactaaaagtttcaacaaaataagttcaaaaggccaagctaattcgagatctcatcgtagaaaaacactcgaatatttaagttatgcccatgccatcaacgtactattggcgttcgttacgctgctcaatcttcatgctcgtggtttcatcctgcgacccttcgtgtaattcttctttctctatttcgaccatcattgtcgatgtcatcgtaacatgaagaaaaattaaggcatctccctaagttctcttctatgttccgtcgtgagagtgagcatatataacttaacagttctaagttcttgtgattcataccatagtcatacttattcatgcttcatacatttcaagaaattaacttaattaaaacttgaaagtacttaccataacctccgttgagcgtgacgagatgtagtgccaagcttttgtcaactagttcaaagtgtatttacttacttaatctagactcaacttagaaggaatgagtagtactcagagcaaaagaaatgctctgataccattctgtcacgaccgcacttgctaaggatagcaaattcgggaaaaccgcgactaagggagggaatttaggagcgggatttagaaagggcatattcgttttcttgatgactcgacttgtataaagaaatcgatcaaaatatctagatatcaacgaaggccacaaggggaccgtacataatattatcccaaaatggggtactcaatggttttagtacattattaaataatacatattgtttgacaaatgacataatatcttaacataatcagtgttcgcagcggaaataacaataacttgagtatatgtatgaagacatatactccactctgaggttctcgtcctaaatttctcaaaagctccgcttgcacactacatcctcgatcacagctcaacctgcacatttaaaaatacatgcagggctaagtacaaaagtacttagtggacacttgccgaaatttacatatatgcataatattttattgtcaagcctttcaatagtagtaatatacgagggttttcctttaaagactcgtatttaccaaacataatatcatttctttcatcaataacccgcgcaggtattttatatcattaatcaccatatcagtaactcgtgccgaaagggaggcctccctctacggacactatgatcggccaacccgctagatgactcacgatcacaaggtgtacactaattccgaagggatttgcggtcccatccagaatccgaattcgattaacatcagataggcaattaataataaaacataaagcatttaggcattgacaatatcatttaaattcataagcataaagtcttaacaattctaatatataattttagtttatacatagaaagcctacctgaatagcagactcacggtttagctctaactctggtgcttgacctttaatccgagaaaataaaataagattctaattctcgaaaaatctcaataaatgaggatgcgtgaaatgattatgcatgattcatattcctttaattaaattatgagatgctaatcctatttaaggaattaaagctcgtcttatgaggtcggattattaatctttaataatctactcatcttaaaaataatctaattcacttactaattaataattagtaagtcttaaaatcttctctaattaaacttaatagaataattatgaaggcccaattaaaataaaataatcaaggcccaaaaggaatttaattcgagcccaaatgaacaaattcgaagcccagtgcattaataatattaggcccaacatcaattaaattctagagcccaacaaatgaggcccaagataataaaatcatgaagcccaataagtgagcccatcatcaccctaaaaaatttagtaaattttaatattaatcactaattaaaataattaggattaatgaagaggcctaaaataataattcttattgggttaaataaataaatttcattggacttaatcaatttaaaacgtaggagcccaagtaatataaattcgagacccattattaataaataataggagtccaaataataattaatgtggactggaaagaattaatcttagtccaatagacactttaatcggcccaaatgacgaattaacagctgggctgaactaaacaaatctgaaacaggcccaatagaattaaataaattccagcccaagaacattaaataaattcggcccagatagaaataaaaagatggcccaatgaattaatctccggcccaataaaataaactaggcccaataaaagagtccaaaaattctccccataagtcttcactctcggttctctcactaccgacaattctcctctctctctctaaattatcggttctctcccttttttttttattaaagcagaacactatttctctctctcttatctTTAAAAccgaatctctctctctttttttttttttttttataaaaatcggttctctctctccctctatatTAAAGTaacattctttctctctctctatctatctatctctcttttttttttataaaaatcggttctctctctccctctatatTAAAGTaacattctttctctctctctatctatctatctctctttttttttataaaaatcggttctctctctccctctatatTAAAGTaacattctttctctctctctatctatctatctctctcatttttcctcaccaactcacgcacacacacaaaaaaaaacgCACACACCCATCTCATCCCTCTCTCGCTCTCGTTCTTGATTCTGGCGTCGCGCCGCCGCGCTGCTCCGCCGGCAGTTGCCAGTGAAGTCGCCGCCGCCTGGAGTTGTTGCTTCTTCGCCTGaggtcgacggatctggccttcagccgttcgtctcgctcggagctcccgccgccgttggcttgcccggagtcgccgccgactgcagctgcttcgccggagtcgcggcctggagttgctgcaggctcgtccggtggttagtggctcgctggaggagcgccgccgccggccgctgctgttggcagcaagagcccggcagccgcctctcccggagccgccgtcgccgtgagtcgcagagctccgacaatccaccatcctttctctctcgttttatcactcacgataggttcgtaaatttgaataattttcagaaaactcaactgtaaagacttgattttgaaatgaaaacttggttttctgtattccTAGTGAGATACAAATTCTAATTCTGATTTCTTGTGAAAGCTTTGATGCGTATACAAATTCTGTAAACTGTAAACAAAATCATATGTGATCTCATTCATGTTGAATTTCTGGATAATGCTATGTATGAAAAGGAAGAAAGTTGCGTGTAATACCTTCACCGAATCTTGTCAAAAGAAAACTCTGCGTTTAAGAATTTGCTTGTTTTAGAGCTGAAGTGTTTGGATGAATTTATAGATGGGTCTCTGCGACAATGAAATCTATGACTGTGGAATTTTTGTGAGTGAAAATCGGCTGCGCCTGAACAAATAAGATTTGCTGCGGCTGTATCTGtatctttgaaaaaaaaatgagatttgttGTTGAAAACTGAGATTTGCTTTGTTGAATACTGAGATTTGCTTTGCAGCAATTTTGTTGACTACGTAAGAGTGAAATAAAAActaagcacgggtgagaatagagtggctgagggagcatggcgtgctagatttaatacacggaataatatctaaattaatatcgtagatttaattcttcacaagccggaataaaatcacgactcaagaaataataatagaaaaataattctattgtgattaataaataacatgacttaactaagtcagttatgaatctgaaataaataattattggcttactcaataattttcatcgcggttttatttacgcgaaactactgacttggtaataaaataataatcccgcttaattgaatataatccagtgtcataagctgaatttaaatcataaataattactgggcttgatttactgaaagatgaaataataattatcgtattaccggatttaaatataataaaagagcgggttgttacagtACActacaatgaaaaaaaaaatacctatTGCACACTATAGACTACATGTGAAGACTGTAGAGTATGTGCGTGACACAGTAGTCTATGTCAACTATAGACTACGTAGAGAAAATGGGGGTCTTTCTCTACATACCTATTCTCTACAGTGCAGAATGCTCATATTTGTAGTAGTGATAGTTccatttttatattagtataggTAGATATGATGGGCATACACAGTAATATGGAAGTAGAAGACGATTCGGACTTTTATTCATCGGAAAAGTAGAAGAAGATTTTTCAGCAACGTGGCATATCCGGCGGAGGTGGCAACATCTTCTCATGGGGACGTTCCCCATCTTTGACGATGAACACCATTCCCATTCCCCAGCTGATATGACGCTCGATATGGCAATGCATGTACCACACTCCCGGATTGTTTGCCTTAAATCTTATTGCGGCCCATCCGTTTTTGGGCACTACAATGGTTTGCATCAACGGCGGGTCGACCAGATTGTAGTTGGCCACATCCCTGATTCTGTTGTAGTTCCCTAAACCGTATCCGACCACGTAGAACCTGTATCCGTGTAGATGTATGGGATGATCGATGAGATGGTTGGCTCCTTGAAGCACCACTTCCACCGTGGTGTTATACTCCAGCATCCGAACCCCTGTTCCGAAGTTCGTCCCCGCCTCTTCTTCGGGTAGCACAACGCCGGTGAAGTCGTAAGATAAATAAGGGAAGTCTGGGAAATCCTCTGTGTAAACTCCATTGATCCCTCTGTAATAAGCCTGTAGAATGTCCAGTCGGAGTCGGGGAAGCACGAACGACACGTTGTTCACGCTTGCCAGAAACCTAGTCGACCCCGAACACGTGCTTTTCAGACACGGCATTAGATTCATCGATAGAGTGTAGTACATGAATTCCTCCACCTTCTTAGGAACATCCACGTCGTTGCCTAGACTTCTCAGTCGGTTGATGAAGTTGTTGATCGCCGCTGAGTCTTTGACATCGGGTAAACTTGGAAGAAGTGGTGATGGCGGCGGCGTGTAGTTCCCCACGTACTCGATGATTGCTGTGGTGGGGGTGGTGGGGCTGTGGACGTCTTTGCTGGTGTACATTCTGGTGGCCATGTAATAATGGCTGGGTGGCTGGTTAGCCTCCAGCAGCAAGTCGAGGGTCTGGCCGGGGGGAATCGCAACGTAATCGGTCGTCAACGGCTTCGTGTAGGCGCCGTCAGCGCCAACCACGGTGAGCTCGTGGTTGGCAATTTTGAAGAACATGATGTTGTCCAGCGCCGCATTAACCAATTTGATCAAGTAAGTTTTCCCATATTCCACTCGCAACTTGTACGTATCTGCGCGCACAATAGTTTTTGTTAAGTAATATAATTAATGTgagcaatttttaattaattacctTGGTTTGAGCATGGATACAAGTCGCCTGGTTGGCCATTGAAGAGGAAAGCATTAGAAACTTCAGGATCTCCACCAGTCTCGAGAAACTCCTTGAAGACTGTTTCAATCTCGGTATTCCACCAATCTCCTGcaacaatattaattaattaattaattaattaaaatgaaatcaACACACACACGTGCGCATGATATACCTATTAGGATGGGGGGAAAATGGGCATGAGGGATGGGGAAAGGAAAAGACTCGGTCCTGGGCGGTAGAATGACAATGGCGCCATACACAGAATTCCGAGCCCAATCGCTGTGAGCGTGCCACCACAATGTGCCTTCCTCGTCGGAGAGAATAATTTGTTGGGTAAACTTTTGTCCAGGTTCAATTGGGCACTGCGTCACATAGTTGGTGCCATCTGACCATGGATACTGGGGCATTTTTACTCCATGCCTATAATTACCATGCTTAACTTCAGTATGCATGACATGACAATTATTCAAGTGTCATGCATttatctagaatattctagGTGAAAATAAGCTATGTATATTCTTgagtattctaaataatacCTAGGACAAGTACGAGCATTCTAGAGATTAGATATTTTTCATATAGTATCTagataattccttaagcagatgctagtagagaattctagatacaAATTAATGTAGTGGGATCTAGAGAGATCTTcccacacctataaatagagctcttgtGAGATTTATAACTAGGGCCAGCCCTTTAGTGAATGAAGTGGGGCAATGGCCCAGGGCCCCCAATTTTTGGGGGCCCCAAAATTTAGGCTCATTTGTATTATACCctagtaaaaaatatatatatatttttgctaTTGTGGGAGACGGACAGATGCAGCAAGCCAGCCCAGCAGctcaacaattaaaaaaaaaaataaaaattttccaatcggctctctctctgctctcatctctattctctctctctctctctctctctctcccaaacGGTTTTATCGGCCCTGCACTCTCTCTGACTCTCTCTCGACACTCCACTCTCTCCATCTCTCAACTCTCttggctctgctctgctggCTGCTGCGTTCTGGTCGCCCGTCGCCGGTGCTCCGGCCTGTAGCTGCGCCTCTGCCGGAATTGCAAACTGGTGTGTTGTttccaatttaaatttaattgctttgAGTTAGAACTTAGAAGTTTAAGGTATTTTGTTGGCTGCTGTGTTTATTTTGATTCTttgaaatttgattttgattttaattagaatttatttgttaattgaGTAATtgttattgtttatttgttttattgaggtTGAAATTTATTGTGGATATTATGTTGCCTAGAAAATATGCATCGGGTagtcaaaaaagaaataaaataaaaagaattgatGAGGTGATTAAAACTAAAAAAGGAGCCATTCATAAGTTTCTTATACCTAGTTCTAGTTCTTCATTGAAAGAAGTTGATGTGATTGAAAATGAAGAGGTTGACGCTATTATTGAGAATGAAAATAATGCTTTGAACAAAGAAATTGATGTAGATGAGgatgagaatgagaatgagaatgaCAATGAGAATGGTGCTTTGCATATAGAAATTGATGATGTTACTTTGAATATATTTGATCCAAGAACTTGGGATAATATTGATAATAAAACTCGAGATATCTTGATTGAGAAAGGTCCCCTAAGAGAGTATAATCTTACATTCCCCGGAGATGAATTTGGTAAACATTTTGCATATTCTCATTATGATGATTTTGTTTCTCAAAATGCTAGAAGATCtaagttatttttgtaattatttcatTATTGTTTTTTAGTTTATTGCACTTTTATAGTTATAGGGgcccctttttttccttttcgccTAGGGCCTCCGaaatgtcagggccggccctgttTATAACCATCTCAAAAAACATCACTCTATCTAATATTATCTAAGTTCTTTGGAGACAAGAGCTCCatcttctacacacactacactcacaatattctctacatcacttcactacaatcactcaccacactcaaaccactatataatcacctccattttctaacaagaatctatatatatatataagcaaaataaactctatcctatgtggcgccgtataatcactttatttcaattttcctcaattctcatttattcttatatttttcaatatctCTAATCAATCTCCACCTCTAATCAAACTTCATCcattaaaaaaatctataaaattcaataatatataaatctatatatataaaaaatcaataatataacttatataatatatgtaagTTACTCCAacgaatataatattaatatgcaTTTTTTGAGTTTCAAGTTGtacaattaataataatataatgcTCCAACGAattttacatatattaatatGCAGAATATATACATCAATTTATTCCAACGAATTTTAGATTCATATGCAGATCATATACATCGAAATACTAATTAGTTAACATATGAGTTTCAATTACATATCCcaagttaaatattttttcaacattcattttttttttttcaaaattttaattaattttgaataaaaaataatttatgaatatttCTAAGATTTATAGTTTATAGTTTTGATTTAAATATTACATTGTtctaatgatttttttaaacaGATTTGCAGTTCACAAATGATCAAATAATAACATTGGTTGAAATTGAGAAGTTGTTTATTGCTAATTTCACCAGTTTAACCAATTTTCCTACCATGTCGTTATCAAACGAAACTGTCATATTTGATTCAGAGAATCTATTGATATTAGAAGAGATGTCTTACAACATGGAAGAAATGAAAGAAGACAACCTTAAACTATATGTCTATATCCCTCTTTGATAGATGAGCGAAGaatgatttatgaaaaaaacaTGGAAGAAATTATAGAAGACAATGTTAAACTATATGTCTATATCCCTCTTTAACAAATGAGCAAAGAATGATTTACGAAAAAATAATGGTTGTGGTTGATAGTGGTGTAGGgaggatttttctttttatatggATATAACATCATTACTGTTGCCTAGGGCTACACACTCTAAATTTGGTATACCATTAGATTGCCACAAAGTGTAATTTTGTATAgctattaattttgaaaattaaaaaatgcaagtttattttgttttgagtTCGTCCTCCATttcagaaaatagaaaaaaaaatattaaaatatattaaaaattacaaattgtctttatgtatgtatgtatgtatgtatgtatgtatgtatgtatatggtCAGAAGGGCTGGgctaatatatttttctcattagctaaaattcattattttgttGTTTAAGTTTTGATTAATTGTCTTCCTTTGTACAGAATATGAATGAGTACACATTTGATGAAAGTACATTTTGATTTCAAATATACATAttacatataataattttatcataaaaaatagGCAAATGCTTTTGGTTTGGATACAGAAGAAACCAACGAATTTGCATAATGAATACTTAAATAGGCGACTGTTGACATTATCAAAATACATTCTTATACGTGCATTATGCAACAAATCCTATTGCAGCTATAATGGAAAACACATATAATGCATTTGACCCATAAATGTTTAAGAATAGAGCTATCTTGGCCCCCcaccaatgagatggttgatacgATAAATAACTACGTCATGTCTATAATGTCCATCAAAGAAAGGGTTTGCCTAAGTTCAAACAGCATTCGCAAAGAAGATGGACAAGTGAACCTCGATGAACATGTATTCTCGGATGAATATCTAAACACGATCAAGTGTTCAGGATTGCCGAGTCATGAAATTAAGAGGGATGCATAATCATGTTTTTTAGAAATATTGATCCatctaatgagctttgcaatgACACTAGGCTAATAGTAATTAAACTTGGGGAACACGTAATTGAAGGCAAACtcatttcagaaaaaaaaaatgtgggcAATTAGTTTCCTATAGCTGGAATAATTACGAGTCCAACGGATTTCACTAAAATTTCAATTCGGTTTTAGAGAAGGCAATTCTCtgtgagtgtttgttttgctatgaaaataaataaaaataagggacaatctctttcaaataTAGGATTATATCTACTGAAATCTGTTTTTAGTCATGGATAACTTTACGTGtcaaatttgataatttattcaaactttgGTAGCTTAAGTCATTAAtgagtttattttattgttttttcttatttttttagttaCTGATtccaactacatgcatttaatttagatacgtttcaaataattgttccaatttttcttttaatattttgtgGGTTGAAACTctgcttacatataaatttcataagatatttaaattaaattaattttaaataaatattacagcttttttactttgaaataattttattaaattctctaTTTTAGTGAAAAGAAATTcatgaaacaaaaaatataatattaaataattttataaatttatattttaatagatcccgtcgaaattcgatggGCCACTTACTAATGCAACATtataatatttcatatttttaccAGTGGATGCTGATATTTTGATCGGCGCGATTCACAATATTCATTGTAATCAGATCTCCCCTCCTAGCATATATGGTTGG
This window encodes:
- the LOC131007035 gene encoding laccase-14-like, which encodes MFSATKAFILCYLGVIMFGGATQVNASIRCCTFEVVNSAHTRLCTKKTMLTINGQFPGPTIYARRGDLITMNIVNRADQNISIHWHGVKMPQYPWSDGTNYVTQCPIEPGQKFTQQIILSDEEGTLWWHAHSDWARNSVYGAIVILPPRTESFPFPIPHAHFPPILIGDWWNTEIETVFKEFLETGGDPEVSNAFLFNGQPGDLYPCSNQDTYKLRVEYGKTYLIKLVNAALDNIMFFKIANHELTVVGADGAYTKPLTTDYVAIPPGQTLDLLLEANQPPSHYYMATRMYTSKDVHSPTTPTTAIIEYVGNYTPPPSPLLPSLPDVKDSAAINNFINRLRSLGNDVDVPKKVEEFMYYTLSMNLMPCLKSTCSGSTRFLASVNNVSFVLPRLRLDILQAYYRGINGVYTEDFPDFPYLSYDFTGVVLPEEEAGTNFGTGVRMLEYNTTVEVVLQGANHLIDHPIHLHGYRFYVVGYGLGNYNRIRDVANYNLVDPPLMQTIVVPKNGWAAIRFKANNPGVWYMHCHIERHISWGMGMVFIVKDGERPHEKMLPPPPDMPRC